AATCCTGAAAGATCTGGATGAGGATATTCGCGGTAAGGATGTGCTGATCGTGGAAGATATTATCGACTCAGGTAATACGCTGAGCCGGGTAAGCGAAATTCTGCGCCTGCGCGAGCCAAAATCGCTGGCGATTTGTACGCTGCTGGATAAGCCTTCACGCCGTGAAGTGGATGTGAAAGTAGACTATATCGGCTTTTCTATTCCCGACGAATTCGTGGTGGGTTACGGTATCGATTACGCCCAGCGCTATCGCCATTTGCCTTATATTGGCAAAGTTGTGATGCTGGAAGAGTAATGGTGCAGGATTGTGCTGTCTCAGACAGCACAATCGATTAAAGATCGCCATTGCGTGACGGGCTATGATGCCGCTCGCTGATTAACGATGGCTTTCCGGATGATTCAGCAGGTTAGCAATGCCGTGACGGTAACGTTGCTCAAGCAGTTCGCGGCTGGTGGCGGTAACCTTCAGATCGCGCAGGCAGCCATCATGGATGCCGTAAACCCAGCCATGAATCGTGACTTTCTGTCCGCGTTTCCACGCCGATTGCAGAATAGTTGAGTGGCCCAGGTTATAAACCTGCTCCATAACGTTGATTTCGCAAAGCTTATCAAATCGTTTCTCTGGCGGCAGTTCACCCAGTAACGAGCTATGCTTGTACCACAAATCACGAATATGCAGCAGCCAGTTGTTGATCAGCCCCAGTTCGGGGTTTTCAACCGCCGCCTGTACGCCGCCGCATCCATAGTGTCCACAAATGATGATGTGCTCCACCTCCAGGACTTCTACGGCGTACTGTACGACGGAGAGGCAGTTGAGATCGGTGTGGATCACCAGGTTTGCAACGTTACGATGAACAAACAGCTCGCCAGGCTCAAGCCCGGTTAAGCGTTCTGCGGGAACGCGGCTGTCAGAGCAGCCAATCCACAGAAAGCGGGGTTTTTGCGCCAGTGCCAGGCGCTCGAAAAAGCCGGGATCTTCCTCAACCAGTAATTTGGACCATTCGCGGTTGTTGCTGATGAGTGTATCAATATCTTTCATGATGGTTATCGATCTGTAACAGGCAAATATGCGTTGACGTACTATAGGACAACGTCTGGCAATTTCAAACGGTAAAAATAACGGTAAACAAAACAGGGTAAGCAACTTCTCTATGACGTATGCACTGGAACTTGAAAAACTCACCAAGACGTATCCCGGCGGCGTGCAGGCGCTGAAAGGGATCGATCTGGCGGTTGAGGCGGGCGATTTCTATGCGCTGCTGGGGCCGAACGGCGCCGGTAAATCCACTACCATCGGCATCATCAGCTCGCTGGTGAACAAAAGCGGCGGTCGCGTTCGCGTCTTCGGCTATGACCTGGAAAAAGATGTGGTTAACGCCAAGCGCCAGCTGGGGCTGGTGCCGCAGGAATTTAACTTTAACCCGTTTGAAACTGTGTTGCAGATTGTCGTGAATCAGGCGGGCTATTATGGCGTTGAACGCCGTGACGCGCTAAAACGCGCGGAAAAATATCTTACCCAGCTCGATCTCTGGGGAAAACGCAATGAACGTGCGCGTATGCTTTCCGGCGGTATGAAGCGGCGTCTGATGATTGCGCGGGCGTTAATGCACCAGCCTAAGCTGCTGATTCTTGATGAACCAACCGCCGGGGTGGATATCGAACTGCGCCGTTCCATGTGGGTCTTCCTGAAAGAACTTAACGAGCAGGGCACCACCATTATCCTCACTACGCACTATCTGGAGGAGGCGGAAATGCTGTGTCGCAATATCGGCATTATCCAGAGCGGTGAGCTGGTGGAGAACACCTCGATGAAAGGGCTGCTGGCAAAGCTCAAATCAGAAACCTTTATCCTCGATCTGGCAGCAAAAAGCCCGCTGCCGCATCTGGAAGGTTTCCAGTATCGGCTGGTGGATACCACCACGCTGGAAGTGGAGGTCATGCGCGAGCAGGGGCTGAACGGCGTGTTTAATCAGCTGAGCGCGCAGGGCGTGCAGGTACTGAGTATGCGTAATAAGGCGAACCGTCTGGAAGAGCTGTTTGTCGGTCTGGTGCAGGGAAAAACGGGAGGTCACGCATGACGCATTTATACTGGGTCGCGCTGAAAAGTATCTGGGCGAAAGAGATTAACCGCTTTGCCCGCATCTGGGTTCAGACGCTGGTACCGCCGGTAATCACCATGACGCTCTATTTTATCATTTTCGGTAACCTGATCGGTTCGCGTATCGGCGATATGCATGGCTTTAGCTACATGCAGTTTATCGTACCGGGGCTGATTATGATGGCGGTGATCACCAACGCCTATGCGAACGTTGCCTCTTCATTCTTCAGCGCCAAGTTTCAGCGTAATATCGAAGAGCTGCTGGTAGCGCCGGTGCCAACCCATATCGTGATCGCTGGCTATGTCGGTGGCGGCGTGGCGCGCGGTATCTGTGTCGGGATTCTGGTAACAACGGTATCGCTGTTTTTTGTGCCGTTTCACGTACACTCCTGGCCGATGGTAGCGATCACGCTCCTGCTGACGGCGATTATGTTTTCGCTGGCCGGACTGCTGAATGCGGTATTTGCCCGTACCTTTGATGATATCAGCCTGATTCCTACTTTTGTGCTGACGCCGCTGACCTACTTAGGCGGGGTGTTCTATTCCCTGACGCTGCTGCCGCCGGTTTGGCAGGCGGTATCAAAGCTGAATCCGGTGGTTTATATGATTAGCGGTTTCCGCTACGGCTTTTTAGGTATTAATGATGTGCCGCTGGCGTTTACGCTATCGGTGCTGGTTGCCTTTATCGTGGTGTTTTACATTCTGGCCTGGACATTGATTCAACGTGGGCGTGGCCTGCGCACCTGATAACCGAATTCTATCGCGAACGGCGTCGTTAAAGCGCCGTTTTTTTTGCGGAAATAAAATTCCCTGGTCAGGGTAGTGTCGTTAATAATTATTAAAATAGAAATGACGCTAAGATTTGTCTTGTAAGCGATTTTATTTATCTTGGTTTCAAGTTGTCATCTTCCCGGCTTTAATCTTTTAGCTGTTATCTTAAACCGGTGGTCAAAATAACATTAGAAGTTTTGCTATGGTCTGAATATCTTAAGCCAGTATGCTTTTAATTGCAGGAAAATGCGCCTTGTTTACCCTGCTATATTTAAACGCTTGACGTTATCTTTTATCTCACCAAAAGGTTTTAATTATGTTTGTGCTTAACGAAGAGCAGCAGGCACAGGTATCAGGTGGTCAACAACCTGCCACTTTTGCTGAAGTCGCCGCTAACCGGGGTCTGCTGGGTACTATTTGGGATTATACCGTTCAGCCGGTATTGAATTTCTTTAACGGCATCCGGGACACTTTCTGGAACTACGTGGAAAATATTTTCTCTGCCCTGTTTCCGCCGCCGGTAGTAAAACCGCAGCCTTAATCGAGGTGACAGGCCCGGTAGTATCATTTTGCCGGGCTGCTTTCACTAACCGCTATGTTAATTTAATTACTTTCCGTTATTGGCATAATATATTAACTGTCAGTTAATTTTTGTTTCAATCTCTGCCCCTGATTACCGCTTTCCGATATATCAATTAAATTTCTTATTCATAAAATCTAATCAATCACCGCTCCTCCGGCTTGCAATAATTTTTAATTACGATAAAAGCAGTTAGCGGAGGTTGTAGGTGATTCAATAAATCCCGCTTTAAGCGAAAGCTTTAATCATTCCATGCTACGGTTAATTATTGAGTTGTCATTTCAGTGAAGTAATTAAAGCTCACAGGAAATAAATAATTAATCTGTAGTGTTTATCTCACCGATGATAAAGACTATTTGTATTACAGTATTCTGTTATTAGGATTTTTACGATGGCCTGAATAAGCGGCTTTTTATATTTTCCAGTCCGCAGGGGAAAGGATATCTCCTGCTTTGTCATTTCTGATATAAATTAATTAACCTGAATATAAGGTCAATACTATGCGTGTACTTACTGAAGCACAACTGGCCCATGTATCGGGCGCAGGGAACTGGAGTGACTGGATAAAATGGGATTCAAACGATTTTTCCGGTAGCTATGAAGGTTCCTTTGGCGGCGTGGATGTCACCGTGGCCTGGGGCGGAAGCTATATTATAGGGTTTTTCCCTATTCTGGCGCTTCCGGGTATGATCTTTGGTGCATTTCTGGAAAGCATCGGTAACCTGATTTCTTCGCTGTTCCCGCCAGCTCAGGAATCATAAGTTAAAAAGCCATCATCCGGCAGCAGCTGTTGCCGGATGATTTTAGCGGCAAATCTTTATACGCTGTCTACACTCTCACTATCTCCCTTTCAAAGCACCACTACCGGCATCCTTTGCACCTTTTCTCGCAAAGCGTTACAGCGCTGCGCTGGACGGGCAGGGCGTGCCGATCGAACATTATTGTCGAGGTTTGCGATGCCACAGTTTGACTGGATTAACGAGCCTGCCGTCTGGCGTGAAGAAAAGCAGCAGCTAACGGTTATCACAGATAAAAATACCGATTTCTGGCGGGAAACCTGGTATGGTTTTACGCGCTTTAGCGGGCACTTTTACGCCTGCGAAGTCCATGAAGACTTTACCTTTCAGGCACGGATTCGCGCCAATTTTCATACCCTCTACGATCAGGCGGGCATTATGCTAATGATCGATGAGCGGCACTGGCTAAAAGCCGGAATTGAATATAACGATGGTCAGCCTGCTATCGGCAGCGTATTGACGCAGGAGACTTCAGACTGGGCTACCGGGCCGTTTAACGGCAACGCACGTGATTTCTGGATGCGCCTGACGCGACGTGGTAATGCGCTGCGCCTGCAATATTCCGCTGATGGTCAGCTTTGGCCGCTGCTGCGCCTGTGCCATATCGCCA
The sequence above is a segment of the Mixta intestinalis genome. Coding sequences within it:
- the hpt gene encoding hypoxanthine phosphoribosyltransferase, which translates into the protein MKHTVEVMISEAEIRNRIAELGQQITEHYRDSGSDMVLVGLLRGSFMFMADLCRTINVSHEVDFMTASSYGSGMSSTRDVKILKDLDEDIRGKDVLIVEDIIDSGNTLSRVSEILRLREPKSLAICTLLDKPSRREVDVKVDYIGFSIPDEFVVGYGIDYAQRYRHLPYIGKVVMLEE
- a CDS encoding ABC transporter permease; protein product: MTHLYWVALKSIWAKEINRFARIWVQTLVPPVITMTLYFIIFGNLIGSRIGDMHGFSYMQFIVPGLIMMAVITNAYANVASSFFSAKFQRNIEELLVAPVPTHIVIAGYVGGGVARGICVGILVTTVSLFFVPFHVHSWPMVAITLLLTAIMFSLAGLLNAVFARTFDDISLIPTFVLTPLTYLGGVFYSLTLLPPVWQAVSKLNPVVYMISGFRYGFLGINDVPLAFTLSVLVAFIVVFYILAWTLIQRGRGLRT
- the can gene encoding carbonate dehydratase; protein product: MKDIDTLISNNREWSKLLVEEDPGFFERLALAQKPRFLWIGCSDSRVPAERLTGLEPGELFVHRNVANLVIHTDLNCLSVVQYAVEVLEVEHIIICGHYGCGGVQAAVENPELGLINNWLLHIRDLWYKHSSLLGELPPEKRFDKLCEINVMEQVYNLGHSTILQSAWKRGQKVTIHGWVYGIHDGCLRDLKVTATSRELLEQRYRHGIANLLNHPESHR
- a CDS encoding ABC transporter ATP-binding protein; the protein is MTYALELEKLTKTYPGGVQALKGIDLAVEAGDFYALLGPNGAGKSTTIGIISSLVNKSGGRVRVFGYDLEKDVVNAKRQLGLVPQEFNFNPFETVLQIVVNQAGYYGVERRDALKRAEKYLTQLDLWGKRNERARMLSGGMKRRLMIARALMHQPKLLILDEPTAGVDIELRRSMWVFLKELNEQGTTIILTTHYLEEAEMLCRNIGIIQSGELVENTSMKGLLAKLKSETFILDLAAKSPLPHLEGFQYRLVDTTTLEVEVMREQGLNGVFNQLSAQGVQVLSMRNKANRLEELFVGLVQGKTGGHA
- a CDS encoding DUF1349 domain-containing protein; translated protein: MPQFDWINEPAVWREEKQQLTVITDKNTDFWRETWYGFTRFSGHFYACEVHEDFTFQARIRANFHTLYDQAGIMLMIDERHWLKAGIEYNDGQPAIGSVLTQETSDWATGPFNGNARDFWMRLTRRGNALRLQYSADGQLWPLLRLCHIASAESCRIGVMCCTPQRAGLEVNFSEIALSPANDKALHDLS